A window of the Sardina pilchardus chromosome 21, fSarPil1.1, whole genome shotgun sequence genome harbors these coding sequences:
- the ppp2caa gene encoding protein phosphatase 2 catalytic subunit alpha a, with translation MDEKTFTKELDQWIEQLNECKQLSENQVKILCEKAKEILTKESNVQEVRCPVTVCGDVHGQFHDLMELFKIGGKSPDTNYLFMGDYVDRGYYSVETVTLLVSLKVRYPERITILRGNHESRQITQVYGFYDECLRKYGNANVWKYFTDLFDYLPLTALVDTQIFCLHGGLSPSIDTLDHIRALDRIQEVPHEGPMCDLLWSDPDDRGGWGISPRGAGYTFGQDISETFNHANCLTLVSRAHQLVMEGYNWCHERNVVTIFSAPNYCYRCGNQAAIMELDDTLKYSFLQFDPAPRRGEPHVTRRTPDYFL, from the exons ATGGACGAGAAGACATTCACGAAAGAACTGGATCAATGGATTGAACAACTGAACGAGTGCAAGCAGCTGTCAGAAAACCAAGTCAAAATACTGTGTGAAAAG GCTAAGGAGATTTTAACAAAGGAGTCCAACGTACAGGAGGTACGATGTCCTGTGACTGTCTGTGGCGACGTCCATGGCCAGTTCCACGACCTCATGGAGTTGTTCAAGATTGGAGGGAAGTCGCCCGATACCAACTACCTTTTCATGGGCGACTACGTGGACAGAGGCTACTACTCCGTGGAGACGGTCACACTACTCGTCTCGCTCAAG gTGCGCTACCCAGAGAGAATTACCATCCTTCGGGGGAATCATGAGAGCAGACAGATCACACAGGTGTATGGTTTCTATGACGAGTGCTTGAGAAAGTACGGAAACGCAAATGTTTGGAAATACTTCACAGACCTGTTTGATTATCTGCCTCTCACTGCACTGGTCGACACACAG ATTTTTTGCCTGCATGGAGGTCTGTCTCCCTCCATTGACACACTGGACCATATCAGAGCTCTCGACCGCATTCAAGAGGTGCCACATGAG GGTCCcatgtgcgacctgctgtggtCAGACCCAGATGACCGCGGAGGCTGGGGTATTTCGCCCCGTGGTGCCGGCTACACTTTTGGGCAGGACATCTCCGAGACTTTCAACCATGCCAACTGCCTGACTTTGGTCTCGAGGGCTCACCAGCTGGTGATGGAG GGCTATAACTGGTGCCATGAACGAAATGTGGTGACGATTTTCAGCGCACCAAATTATTGTTACCGTTGTGGTAATCAGGCAGCTATCATGGAACTGGACGACACACTTAAGTATTCCTT CCTGCAGTTCGATCCTGCTCCTCGAAGAGGGGAGCCTCACGTGACTCGCCGCACCCCGGACTACTTCCTGTAA
- the LOC134068957 gene encoding uncharacterized protein LOC134068957 isoform X1 produces MRMVLKDSKPVILVSTHCSCVAGCALCNHLVALLYQTAHLSQLGIPAVPPVHSCTETEQSWHKPRTMGVRPGPVGDMEVRKPQNSTAVCVRSSLYKALDGEMPDLATLRVAEAYKDFPHLLAPLVTTMGISAEVPLVQTAFGAVQAGSVLAFQQKPPEMREIINIPDSSAQPSLPIQGYRLEPTTCAYVLSEEEHVHMKSLQVSFHMAHRIEAATREQSSCQEWHRLRKMRVTSTRFHEACHVRCHTSAENLAHRILRGTVLTKDMRRGIDMEPVAVKEYCSLKNVNYSPCGFIIHPDAPWLGCSPDGVVFDPSEIPPFGLLEIKCPNIKSYVDCPYLKMSEGSLQLRRQHKYYWQVQGQILLTGLEWCDFVVCAQEDMLVERIHKNLDVMSTIRDQGDLFFFYHYLQKCLNV; encoded by the exons ATGAGG ATGGTGTTAAAAGACTCAAAGCCTGTCATTTTGGTGAGCACCCACTGCTCATGTGTGGCGGGGTGTGCCTTATGCAACCATTTGGTTGCACTACTGTATCAAACAGCACACCTATCACAACTAGGCATCCCTGCTGTACCCCCAGTGCACAGTTGCACAGAAACTGAGCAGAGCTGGCATAAGCCAAGGACCATG GGTGTTAGGCCAGGTCCTGTGGGAGACATGGAGGTCCGCAAACCTCAAAATTCTACGGCTGTATGTGTGAG AAGTTCTCTCTACAAAGCACTTGACGGGGAAATGCCAGATCTTGCCACATTGAGAGTGGCAGAAGCATATAAAGACTTCCCCCATTTGCTTGCACCTCTGGTGACCACCATGGGCATATCAGCGGAAGTCCCATTAGTTCAGACAGCTTTTGGGGCTGTCCAGGCAGGGAGTGTGCTGGCATTTCAGCAAAAACCACCAGAAATGCGGGAAATCATCAACATCCCAGACTCCTCTGCCCAACCTTCCCTTCCCATCCAAGGCTATAGGCTTGAGCCAACCACATGCGCCTATGTGTTGTCAGAGGAGGAACATGTACATATGAAATCGCTACAAGTGTCATTCCACATGGCCCACAGGATTGAAGCTGCAACACGGGAGCAGAGCTCATGCCAGGAATGGCATCGACTGAGAAAGATGCGAGTTACATCTACACGCTTTCACGAGGCATGCCATGTTCGCTGTCATACATCAGCTGAAAATCTGGCACACAGAATTTTGAGGGGGACCGTCTTGACGAAGGACATGAGGAGAGGAATTGACATGGAGCCAGTTGCTGTGAAAGAGTACTGCAGTTTAAAAAATGTCAACTATTCACCCTGCGGGTTCATTATACACCCTGATGCTCCATGGCTGGGATGCTCCCCTGATGGAGTTGTGTTCGATCCTTCTGAAATCCCACCATTCGGTCTGCTGGAAATTAAATGCCCAAACATCAAGAGTTACGTTGACTGTCCGTACCTGAAGATGTCGGAAGGTTCTTTGCAGCTTAGGAGGCAGCACAAGTACTATTGGCAAGTACAAGGTCAGATCCTCCTAACAGGTTTAGAGTGGTGTGATTTTGTGGTATGTGCGCAGGAGGACATGCTTGTTGAGCGCATACACAAAAATCTAGATGTAATGAGCACCATTAGGGACCAAGgagatctgttttttttttaccactacCTACAGAAGTGTTTGAATGTATAA
- the LOC134068957 gene encoding uncharacterized protein LOC134068957 isoform X2 produces the protein MEVRKPQNSTAVCVRSSLYKALDGEMPDLATLRVAEAYKDFPHLLAPLVTTMGISAEVPLVQTAFGAVQAGSVLAFQQKPPEMREIINIPDSSAQPSLPIQGYRLEPTTCAYVLSEEEHVHMKSLQVSFHMAHRIEAATREQSSCQEWHRLRKMRVTSTRFHEACHVRCHTSAENLAHRILRGTVLTKDMRRGIDMEPVAVKEYCSLKNVNYSPCGFIIHPDAPWLGCSPDGVVFDPSEIPPFGLLEIKCPNIKSYVDCPYLKMSEGSLQLRRQHKYYWQVQGQILLTGLEWCDFVVCAQEDMLVERIHKNLDVMSTIRDQGDLFFFYHYLQKCLNV, from the exons ATGGAGGTCCGCAAACCTCAAAATTCTACGGCTGTATGTGTGAG AAGTTCTCTCTACAAAGCACTTGACGGGGAAATGCCAGATCTTGCCACATTGAGAGTGGCAGAAGCATATAAAGACTTCCCCCATTTGCTTGCACCTCTGGTGACCACCATGGGCATATCAGCGGAAGTCCCATTAGTTCAGACAGCTTTTGGGGCTGTCCAGGCAGGGAGTGTGCTGGCATTTCAGCAAAAACCACCAGAAATGCGGGAAATCATCAACATCCCAGACTCCTCTGCCCAACCTTCCCTTCCCATCCAAGGCTATAGGCTTGAGCCAACCACATGCGCCTATGTGTTGTCAGAGGAGGAACATGTACATATGAAATCGCTACAAGTGTCATTCCACATGGCCCACAGGATTGAAGCTGCAACACGGGAGCAGAGCTCATGCCAGGAATGGCATCGACTGAGAAAGATGCGAGTTACATCTACACGCTTTCACGAGGCATGCCATGTTCGCTGTCATACATCAGCTGAAAATCTGGCACACAGAATTTTGAGGGGGACCGTCTTGACGAAGGACATGAGGAGAGGAATTGACATGGAGCCAGTTGCTGTGAAAGAGTACTGCAGTTTAAAAAATGTCAACTATTCACCCTGCGGGTTCATTATACACCCTGATGCTCCATGGCTGGGATGCTCCCCTGATGGAGTTGTGTTCGATCCTTCTGAAATCCCACCATTCGGTCTGCTGGAAATTAAATGCCCAAACATCAAGAGTTACGTTGACTGTCCGTACCTGAAGATGTCGGAAGGTTCTTTGCAGCTTAGGAGGCAGCACAAGTACTATTGGCAAGTACAAGGTCAGATCCTCCTAACAGGTTTAGAGTGGTGTGATTTTGTGGTATGTGCGCAGGAGGACATGCTTGTTGAGCGCATACACAAAAATCTAGATGTAATGAGCACCATTAGGGACCAAGgagatctgttttttttttaccactacCTACAGAAGTGTTTGAATGTATAA